Proteins from a genomic interval of Nitrospirota bacterium:
- a CDS encoding efflux RND transporter permease subunit encodes MKRFLSFVIDNPLVMAFAVILITITGLYAAIHMPVDLFPNLDIPVVNIITHYPGASPEDMELLITRPLEDEVRGIQGVKRVASTSVQGISQVTVEFTWGTGIRYARQLIQARLARVKSILPPGTLPRIENIGTTLQNVVSYVVYGGQDLIALRNNVRYNLANRLMAIDGVSYVEVLGGDQRAFIVRIRPEKLIPLHLTVDDIVKTIRQNNMTAVAGYLDRSSQEYLIRGDARLRTLNDIRALPVIARADRSVLLGSVASVSSGVVPRHYVVHGDGVPAVAFIVRKQPGASAIRVAHEVNAEIAGLHSLFPPGTRIKKFYDQSEIITEARNSIFYGLLIGALLAVLVLYFFLGALRPTLIVAATIPVTLIATLTVMSIFGLGLNVVTMSALTLAVGMIVDDAIVVSENIFRHRQMGKNEQDAGIDGTIEIAGADASGTFTTVAAFLPLILITGLAAIFLKPFGLTISAALVVSLLLSISFVPMAFSRKGITPPGTDFVGARLLRRLDEALHAILRFCFRHRGLTIFTAFLSLSLIGIVAFLGRTNLLPPIDEGAILSEYVMPPGTALSESNRIGNALERIALSDPDVTCVYRRTGSPEQGYQIEGVNMGEIMIKLKPKNKRKRSVVEIMDTLKKEYGRFGGMVFLYHQPTQEKIDESFSGLSALFGVTIYGTDMNTLASLSNDVERIMAEDPVVSNIINNTRVKASEIVVQIKYPQLARYGVSSADVLNTLRAAELGVEATRIIRQRENISVLVRMGLDRPHDIDSIRKVPVSSGNGNIIPLDRVADYRIIQTPSSITRLNGQREVTLVSEVDGSIPALVSRLKERFRSIRLPEGYSIDFTGQYRSLIRTARDMVFVVLGAIALIYLIMVMQFRSLLQPLVILTAIPLSMVGAFTALFISGQGLDVSVGMGIVTLVGISVNNAIVLLDYSNRRVASGETVREALLSAASVRLRPILMTALTTIFALIPTAVGTAAGSNIFQPFAVTVIGGLVSGTVSTLIVVPVLATFVSGRMEGIKEQGQQE; translated from the coding sequence ATGAAGAGATTTCTCAGCTTTGTAATCGATAATCCCCTTGTCATGGCATTTGCAGTTATACTGATTACCATTACAGGTCTCTATGCTGCCATCCATATGCCGGTTGACCTATTTCCGAACCTTGATATCCCCGTGGTAAACATTATCACCCATTATCCCGGCGCTTCACCGGAGGACATGGAGCTTCTCATCACCCGTCCGCTTGAGGACGAGGTGCGGGGCATTCAGGGGGTTAAACGGGTTGCCTCCACATCCGTGCAGGGGATATCACAGGTCACGGTAGAGTTCACCTGGGGAACGGGCATCAGGTATGCCCGCCAGCTTATACAGGCACGGCTGGCACGGGTTAAAAGCATCCTTCCTCCGGGCACTCTCCCACGTATTGAGAACATCGGGACGACCCTTCAGAATGTTGTCAGCTATGTCGTCTATGGTGGACAGGACCTGATAGCCCTTAGAAACAATGTCCGCTATAACCTGGCCAACAGGCTCATGGCCATAGACGGTGTCTCCTATGTTGAGGTGCTCGGGGGTGACCAACGCGCCTTTATTGTAAGGATAAGACCGGAGAAGCTTATCCCCCTGCACCTGACAGTGGATGACATAGTGAAGACTATCAGGCAGAACAACATGACGGCTGTGGCAGGTTATCTTGACCGGTCTTCCCAGGAATACCTGATTCGCGGTGACGCCCGTCTGAGGACACTGAATGACATACGCGCACTCCCGGTTATTGCAAGGGCTGACCGTTCCGTGCTCCTTGGCTCTGTTGCCTCCGTGTCCTCAGGTGTGGTGCCGAGACACTATGTGGTGCATGGAGACGGTGTCCCGGCAGTTGCCTTTATAGTTCGTAAACAACCAGGGGCAAGCGCCATCCGTGTTGCCCACGAGGTCAATGCAGAGATTGCCGGACTGCACAGCCTCTTTCCCCCCGGGACCAGGATAAAGAAATTCTATGACCAGTCGGAAATCATCACTGAGGCACGCAACAGCATTTTTTACGGTCTCCTGATCGGCGCACTGCTGGCCGTTCTGGTCCTCTACTTTTTCCTTGGGGCGTTGAGGCCCACCCTCATTGTGGCGGCAACCATTCCGGTTACCCTGATTGCAACTCTTACGGTAATGAGTATCTTCGGCCTCGGCCTTAACGTGGTTACCATGTCTGCATTGACTCTCGCTGTGGGGATGATCGTGGATGATGCAATAGTGGTATCCGAAAATATCTTCAGACACCGCCAGATGGGGAAGAATGAACAGGATGCAGGTATAGACGGAACAATCGAGATCGCAGGAGCAGATGCATCAGGGACTTTTACGACCGTTGCCGCCTTTCTGCCCCTGATCCTCATAACCGGCCTGGCGGCCATCTTTCTCAAGCCTTTTGGATTAACGATCAGCGCCGCCCTTGTAGTTTCGCTGCTGCTGTCAATCAGTTTTGTCCCAATGGCATTCAGCAGGAAAGGGATAACCCCGCCCGGTACCGACTTTGTGGGTGCCCGGCTGCTCAGAAGGCTGGATGAGGCATTACATGCCATCCTCCGGTTCTGTTTCCGGCACAGGGGGCTGACGATTTTCACAGCGTTTCTCTCTCTATCTTTAATCGGAATTGTCGCCTTCCTGGGCAGGACAAACCTGCTGCCTCCTATAGACGAGGGGGCAATCCTCAGCGAGTATGTCATGCCGCCCGGAACGGCGCTGTCGGAGAGCAACCGCATCGGGAATGCACTGGAGCGCATCGCCCTTTCCGACCCTGATGTAACATGTGTCTACCGGAGAACGGGCTCTCCGGAGCAGGGATACCAGATAGAGGGTGTGAATATGGGCGAGATTATGATCAAACTGAAGCCGAAAAACAAAAGAAAGAGGTCTGTTGTTGAGATTATGGATACACTAAAAAAGGAGTACGGAAGGTTCGGGGGGATGGTCTTCCTGTACCACCAGCCGACTCAGGAGAAGATAGACGAGAGCTTCTCCGGCCTCTCTGCACTGTTTGGTGTGACGATCTACGGAACGGATATGAACACGCTTGCCTCCCTGTCAAACGATGTGGAAAGAATTATGGCGGAGGATCCCGTAGTCTCAAATATCATAAATAACACCAGGGTAAAGGCATCCGAGATAGTGGTTCAGATAAAGTACCCGCAACTTGCCCGGTATGGTGTCTCGTCTGCGGATGTCCTCAATACGCTTCGGGCGGCAGAGCTGGGGGTGGAGGCGACCAGGATTATACGGCAGAGGGAGAATATCAGCGTTCTTGTAAGGATGGGCCTTGACAGGCCACACGATATCGACTCAATCAGGAAAGTTCCGGTATCTTCCGGCAACGGCAATATAATCCCCCTTGACCGGGTTGCGGATTACAGGATTATCCAGACCCCCTCATCCATTACACGGCTTAACGGACAGCGGGAGGTCACCCTTGTATCAGAGGTTGACGGCAGTATTCCCGCACTTGTGTCCCGCCTGAAGGAGCGCTTTCGCTCCATCAGGCTGCCTGAGGGTTACAGTATCGACTTTACCGGCCAGTACAGGTCATTGATACGGACAGCCAGGGATATGGTCTTTGTGGTGCTCGGAGCCATAGCCCTGATTTACCTTATCATGGTCATGCAATTCCGCTCCCTGCTGCAGCCGCTTGTCATCCTCACTGCCATACCGCTGTCCATGGTTGGTGCTTTTACGGCCCTGTTTATAAGCGGACAGGGGCTTGATGTATCGGTGGGTATGGGGATTGTGACCCTTGTCGGTATCTCCGTTAACAATGCCATTGTTCTCCTTGACTACTCCAACAGGAGGGTTGCCAGTGGAGAGACGGTCAGGGAGGCGCTCCTGTCTGCTGCCTCCGTGCGCCTTCGTCCTATCCTGATGACAGCGCTGACTACCATCTTTGCACTGATCCCGACAGCGGTCGGTACGGCCGCGGGGTCAAATATTTTTCAACCGTTTGCCGTTACGGTAATCGGTGGCCTTGTTTCAGGTACAGTATCAACACTCATTGTAGTCCCGGTGCTGGCTACATTTGTATCAGGACGTATGGAGGGAATAAAAGAGCAGGGTCAGCAGGAGTAG
- a CDS encoding response regulator transcription factor yields MRLLLVEDDIKIASFVLKGLREAGFAVDHAANGEDGLHLALTISYDAAIIDVMLPERDGLSLINELRGQGVGTPIIILSARGSVDDRVKGLQTGSDDYLTKPFSFAELLARVQALIRRSSGSATDPSHLQVGDLSMDLFRREVVRAGRKIDLQPREFALLEYMMSSAGRVITRTMIMEHVWNYDFDPQTNVVDVLVCRVRNKVDRGFKDKMIHTIRGVGYVLKVS; encoded by the coding sequence TTGCGGCTACTGCTTGTAGAGGATGACATAAAGATCGCATCTTTTGTTTTAAAAGGACTCAGGGAGGCCGGGTTTGCCGTTGACCATGCCGCCAATGGTGAGGACGGACTTCATCTTGCCCTTACCATCTCCTACGATGCAGCCATTATTGATGTGATGCTGCCGGAGCGGGACGGTCTCAGCCTTATCAACGAACTTCGGGGCCAGGGGGTCGGGACTCCCATTATTATCCTTAGTGCCAGAGGCTCGGTGGACGATCGGGTTAAAGGGCTTCAGACAGGCAGTGACGATTACCTGACAAAGCCCTTTTCCTTTGCAGAGCTGCTGGCGCGTGTGCAGGCACTTATCCGAAGGTCAAGCGGCAGTGCCACCGACCCCTCACATCTTCAGGTTGGAGACCTGTCAATGGATCTGTTCAGGCGGGAGGTTGTTCGTGCAGGCAGGAAGATTGATTTACAGCCGCGTGAGTTTGCCTTGCTTGAATACATGATGTCCAGTGCAGGCAGGGTCATTACGAGGACCATGATTATGGAGCATGTCTGGAACTATGACTTCGACCCCCAGACCAATGTGGTGGATGTGCTGGTCTGCAGGGTGAGAAACAAGGTGGACAGGGGGTTTAAAGATAAGATGATTCACACTATCAGGGGAGTTGGTTATGTCCTTAAGGTCTCTTGA
- a CDS encoding sulfite exporter TauE/SafE family protein translates to MDLLKVVFPISGIETYIFIPPLVSFLISFFTSMAGISGAFLILPLQMSMFGFTTPSVSSTNFLYNVVGTPGGVFRYIREGRMSWPLAGCIIAGTLPGVLAGYYIRVKYLPDPQTFKFFVGVVLLYVGVRLFRDVRQKRSNEGGMAQRLQERNLPENTLRISNVSYSLSRIEYDFMGERISFSVPAMFALSLVVGVIGGIYGIGGGAIIAPFCITFFRLPVYTVAGAALMGTFVTSISGVAIYSLIPLNNGLTAPPDWPLGLLFGIGGFFGMYLGAKTQKHIPEKVIKVILALIIVSVSAKYVWQFIAG, encoded by the coding sequence TTGGATCTCTTAAAAGTGGTTTTCCCCATATCCGGAATTGAAACCTATATCTTTATACCACCTCTTGTCTCGTTTCTGATATCCTTTTTTACTTCCATGGCCGGCATCTCCGGGGCCTTTCTGATATTGCCCCTTCAGATGAGCATGTTTGGCTTCACCACACCATCTGTCAGTTCAACCAATTTTCTCTATAATGTCGTGGGCACACCTGGAGGGGTGTTTAGATACATCCGGGAAGGAAGGATGTCGTGGCCCCTGGCTGGCTGCATCATAGCAGGCACATTACCCGGTGTGCTGGCCGGGTATTATATAAGGGTGAAATATCTCCCTGACCCGCAAACTTTCAAGTTTTTCGTAGGGGTTGTCCTTTTATACGTCGGGGTACGGCTCTTCAGGGATGTCAGGCAGAAAAGGTCAAACGAGGGGGGGATGGCTCAACGCCTGCAGGAGCGGAATCTCCCTGAAAACACCCTCAGAATCTCTAACGTATCATACAGCCTGAGCAGGATAGAGTATGACTTTATGGGTGAGAGGATATCCTTCAGCGTGCCTGCCATGTTTGCATTGTCACTGGTGGTCGGGGTTATTGGCGGCATATACGGGATTGGTGGAGGTGCCATAATTGCCCCCTTCTGCATAACATTTTTCAGACTTCCTGTTTACACGGTGGCAGGCGCTGCATTAATGGGAACATTTGTCACGTCAATCTCAGGGGTGGCAATCTACAGTTTAATTCCGTTAAACAATGGCCTGACAGCCCCTCCTGACTGGCCTCTGGGCCTGTTGTTTGGAATAGGGGGATTTTTCGGCATGTATTTAGGGGCAAAGACTCAGAAGCATATACCCGAGAAGGTCATAAAAGTGATACTTGCGTTGATCATTGTCTCAGTCTCTGCAAAATATGTATGGCAGTTCATAGCGGGATAA
- a CDS encoding TolC family protein, giving the protein MTGRAKNISLILAAFLILLHGCATYHPEPIEGPAVKNALMPLATEVIRIKAGAIRHPILRPVDFDIRDGLSPDEAAVMAVIANPALRAVRDLRGIAGAQLIQAGILPNPRVSYNLDIPTGGNKEGAVNGYGFGIGWDIQSLITRGARVDAARAHAASVDLDIAWQEWQVAESAKLHLFRLFYLDRQLLLTKKAEQQFREVLKAIKKSAASGERTDTDLAVAEVALQQAHASVLTTEKAKERERLALNRTLGIPPDQIIPIQRDISLPLWRSLPSGVVITEGIEGRRLDLLALKMGYRSREASVRAAILSQFPKISIGLNNTRDTGGIVTTGFEVGIDLPFFDRNQGKIAVERATRRQVFDEYITRLFEAHSDVAGILSDIKSLKKELSATAGSLTVLKNLTQTYRRALEQGSTDIMSYNKVQNELTAKQIRIIKLRQALSDMGIALEVAAGEYLPVVKGASPASPAKMDNAKEPE; this is encoded by the coding sequence ATGACAGGCAGGGCAAAAAACATATCTCTAATCCTTGCAGCTTTTTTAATCCTGCTACATGGTTGTGCGACCTATCATCCCGAGCCGATTGAGGGGCCTGCTGTGAAAAATGCCCTTATGCCACTGGCAACGGAAGTTATAAGGATCAAGGCAGGGGCAATCAGACATCCGATATTAAGACCTGTTGATTTTGATATTCGCGACGGTCTTTCTCCTGATGAGGCGGCTGTTATGGCTGTTATCGCCAATCCGGCCCTCCGTGCTGTTCGAGACCTGAGGGGGATTGCCGGGGCCCAGCTTATCCAGGCTGGAATCCTTCCCAACCCCCGGGTCTCTTATAATCTGGATATCCCCACAGGCGGAAATAAAGAGGGTGCGGTTAACGGGTATGGTTTCGGGATTGGCTGGGATATCCAGTCTCTTATTACCAGGGGTGCAAGAGTGGATGCAGCCCGGGCGCATGCCGCCTCGGTAGACCTTGATATAGCGTGGCAGGAGTGGCAGGTGGCGGAGTCTGCAAAGCTCCATCTCTTCCGTCTGTTTTATCTTGACAGGCAACTGTTACTGACAAAAAAAGCAGAGCAGCAGTTCAGGGAAGTCCTTAAGGCTATTAAAAAGTCGGCTGCCTCAGGGGAGAGGACGGATACGGACCTTGCTGTCGCAGAGGTGGCCCTGCAGCAGGCACATGCCTCTGTCTTAACCACGGAAAAGGCAAAGGAGCGGGAGAGGCTTGCCCTTAACAGAACACTTGGTATCCCTCCTGATCAGATTATTCCCATTCAAAGAGATATCTCACTTCCCTTATGGCGCTCACTGCCGTCAGGGGTAGTGATTACGGAAGGGATAGAGGGCCGCCGTCTTGACCTCCTTGCCTTAAAGATGGGATACCGGAGCCGGGAGGCAAGTGTGCGGGCAGCCATCCTGTCTCAGTTTCCGAAAATAAGTATCGGTCTGAACAATACACGTGATACAGGAGGCATTGTTACCACCGGGTTTGAGGTCGGTATCGACCTTCCGTTTTTTGACCGGAACCAGGGTAAAATCGCCGTTGAACGCGCAACCCGCAGACAGGTTTTTGATGAGTATATTACCCGCCTCTTTGAGGCACACTCAGATGTTGCGGGCATCCTGTCGGACATAAAATCCCTGAAAAAGGAGCTCAGCGCCACTGCCGGGTCTTTGACTGTACTGAAAAACCTGACACAGACCTACAGGAGGGCGTTGGAGCAGGGCAGTACCGATATTATGAGTTATAACAAGGTGCAAAACGAGCTGACGGCAAAACAGATAAGAATCATCAAATTAAGGCAGGCATTGAGTGATATGGGCATTGCCCTGGAGGTGGCGGCAGGAGAGTACCTTCCGGTTGTCAAAGGGGCTTCACCTGCCTCGCCTGCAAAGATGGACAATGCAAAGGAGCCGGAATGA
- a CDS encoding phosphatase PAP2 family protein, with protein sequence MNKKRGQHILCVFLLISLLAAANMVNAGENDTEKAGDVLLVLIPATAYGTAFFLDDKSGKTQFYKSFLTNLGVTLVLKLSINKERPDQSNNHSFPSLHTSAAFQGAAFIQRRYGWKYAIPAYAGATFTGYSRVYADKHYIEDVVAGAVIGVLSSYYFTTPYKSVTVTPIAGNGFYGLTVNRIW encoded by the coding sequence ATGAATAAAAAAAGAGGACAGCATATACTGTGTGTATTTCTGTTGATATCCTTGCTGGCTGCTGCCAATATGGTAAATGCCGGAGAAAATGATACTGAGAAGGCTGGCGATGTGTTGCTCGTGCTTATTCCTGCAACAGCGTATGGGACTGCATTTTTCCTGGACGACAAAAGCGGGAAGACTCAATTCTACAAGTCGTTTCTGACGAACCTGGGAGTTACACTTGTCTTGAAGCTTTCAATAAACAAGGAGCGGCCGGATCAGAGTAACAATCACTCTTTTCCCTCCCTGCACACATCAGCAGCATTTCAGGGTGCTGCTTTCATCCAGAGACGCTATGGCTGGAAATATGCCATACCCGCGTACGCAGGGGCAACATTTACGGGTTACAGCAGGGTTTATGCAGACAAGCATTACATAGAAGATGTTGTGGCCGGTGCAGTTATAGGAGTTTTGAGCAGTTACTATTTTACAACACCGTATAAAAGCGTAACCGTAACTCCAATTGCGGGTAACGGGTTTTACGGTCTGACTGTTAACAGGATATGGTAA
- a CDS encoding efflux RND transporter periplasmic adaptor subunit → MKRPISGITIISIIAIALAAGYFLIERGNREISAGKGPQPVLIETGRPSLRDFRLSAEWIGRVESRYLVKVVALEEGRVISVDTADETVIKKGALLFTMGGPGINSRLAYLKDRVASLEQRLSISEARVKRKRQAVKQRFSSRDELETAEDALARIQSDLSKTGHDLQLLEDLIRIRAPIRGVFTRRTVTAGQDVEKGMILGYITDPAHLRIVATLFPGPTVSLQGKTAIVHTPEGQTITGKITRVLPEHTPAGGTVVWIESSEVNRRLKPGETVSGEVILETRHAALAIPQSAIVYGSNQRQYIFVKQAKGYKKEEVHTGLRSGNWLEVISGITGNDEVVTKGAYELFYRDFNKTYRVPD, encoded by the coding sequence ATGAAACGACCGATATCGGGAATCACTATCATTTCAATTATTGCAATAGCGCTGGCAGCCGGATATTTTCTGATAGAACGTGGTAACAGAGAGATATCAGCCGGCAAGGGACCTCAGCCGGTATTGATAGAGACCGGCAGGCCGTCACTTCGGGATTTTCGACTCTCTGCAGAGTGGATCGGCCGGGTTGAAAGCCGTTACCTCGTGAAGGTCGTGGCTCTGGAGGAGGGAAGGGTCATCTCTGTAGATACGGCGGATGAAACGGTTATCAAAAAGGGAGCCCTGTTGTTTACTATGGGCGGCCCCGGAATTAACAGCCGCCTGGCCTATCTGAAGGACAGGGTTGCCTCTTTAGAACAGAGATTATCCATATCAGAGGCACGGGTCAAACGGAAGAGACAGGCTGTAAAACAGAGGTTTTCCTCCCGGGACGAACTTGAGACGGCAGAGGATGCCCTTGCCCGGATTCAGTCAGACCTGAGCAAGACAGGGCATGACCTTCAACTCCTTGAAGACCTGATAAGGATCAGGGCCCCTATTCGCGGTGTCTTTACCCGGAGGACTGTAACTGCAGGTCAGGATGTGGAAAAGGGGATGATACTCGGCTATATCACTGATCCCGCTCACCTGCGGATTGTTGCAACACTGTTTCCCGGCCCGACCGTCTCACTTCAGGGTAAGACAGCAATTGTTCACACACCAGAGGGACAGACAATCACAGGCAAAATAACCAGGGTGCTTCCGGAGCATACCCCTGCCGGTGGAACAGTTGTATGGATTGAGAGCAGCGAGGTCAATCGCAGGCTCAAACCAGGGGAGACAGTGAGTGGTGAGGTCATTCTTGAGACAAGGCATGCAGCCCTTGCCATCCCTCAAAGCGCCATTGTCTACGGCAGTAACCAGAGGCAGTATATCTTTGTAAAACAGGCTAAAGGCTATAAGAAAGAGGAGGTGCACACAGGGCTCAGATCCGGTAATTGGCTGGAGGTCATCTCCGGTATAACAGGCAATGATGAAGTAGTTACAAAAGGGGCATATGAATTGTTCTACCGGGATTTTAACAAGACGTACAGGGTACCGGACTGA
- a CDS encoding bifunctional DedA family/phosphatase PAP2 family protein: MIEKLFDTIGLLGNWGYLIIFLAAFLESSAFLGLLVPGESVVILAGVLASQGYFDLWNCLWVIALGAVLGDSVGYSLGKAVGRGYFERHKRLLLLKEKHIRKVDRYFEKHGGKTIFFGRFVGFLRALAPFVAGMAKMPYRRFLIYNVSGGILWSISFTLLGYFFGQSWQLIEKWSGRAGVFVLFILLVAGGFGYLYKTVVRRHAEICGWVMDKYRVFISDPRIRGFVERHPELVLFVRERLSPESYLGLHLTVGLVISAVFVWVFGGITEDILTGDPFVAVDTWVLTHVLYFRTPGVSRFMILFTQLGGVIAIMIGSLVVGSYLVLRRRFDYLVTYIMAILGGGFLVTVLKRAIHRIRPISETSLISIGGWSFPSGHAMISVILYGMITYFIIRDMRSWKLRVFMVMAAGFVIFMIGLSRIYLQVHYLSDVLAGYAGGMFWLSICITGLEVYRKKVSVRRGG, translated from the coding sequence ATGATTGAAAAACTCTTCGATACGATAGGCCTTCTCGGCAACTGGGGCTACCTGATAATCTTCCTTGCTGCCTTCCTTGAAAGCTCAGCCTTCCTGGGACTGCTTGTGCCTGGTGAGAGCGTGGTTATTCTGGCAGGGGTGCTTGCCTCGCAGGGATATTTTGACCTCTGGAACTGTCTGTGGGTAATCGCCCTCGGTGCCGTGCTTGGTGACAGTGTGGGGTACAGCCTGGGCAAGGCAGTTGGAAGGGGCTATTTTGAAAGGCACAAGAGGCTGCTCCTCCTCAAGGAAAAGCATATCCGGAAAGTGGACAGGTATTTTGAAAAACATGGCGGCAAGACAATCTTTTTCGGCAGGTTTGTAGGGTTTCTCCGTGCACTGGCACCCTTTGTAGCCGGTATGGCAAAGATGCCTTACAGAAGATTCCTCATTTATAATGTCTCAGGCGGTATTTTATGGTCAATCAGCTTTACACTGCTTGGGTATTTCTTTGGTCAGAGCTGGCAGTTAATCGAGAAGTGGTCAGGCAGGGCAGGTGTTTTTGTCCTCTTTATTCTGCTGGTAGCCGGTGGGTTTGGTTATCTGTATAAAACCGTGGTCAGAAGACACGCAGAGATTTGCGGATGGGTCATGGATAAATACAGGGTTTTTATTTCAGACCCGCGGATCAGGGGATTTGTGGAGCGTCATCCTGAGCTCGTCTTGTTTGTCCGGGAGAGGCTCTCGCCGGAGAGTTATCTGGGGCTTCATCTTACCGTGGGACTTGTAATAAGTGCGGTCTTTGTATGGGTATTCGGAGGGATAACCGAGGATATACTCACCGGTGACCCTTTTGTGGCGGTTGACACCTGGGTCCTTACCCATGTGCTTTATTTCAGAACCCCTGGGGTAAGCCGTTTTATGATTTTATTTACACAGCTTGGCGGGGTTATAGCAATAATGATCGGCAGTCTTGTTGTGGGAAGTTATCTGGTATTAAGAAGACGGTTTGATTATCTTGTCACCTATATCATGGCAATACTTGGCGGAGGGTTCCTTGTTACTGTATTGAAAAGGGCGATTCACAGGATAAGGCCAATCTCTGAAACCTCACTTATAAGTATAGGTGGGTGGAGCTTTCCGAGTGGTCATGCCATGATATCTGTGATATTATATGGAATGATTACATACTTTATAATCCGGGATATGAGGTCATGGAAGTTGCGTGTATTCATGGTGATGGCAGCAGGGTTTGTGATCTTTATGATAGGCCTCAGCAGGATATATCTCCAGGTTCATTACCTGAGCGATGTGCTTGCGGGTTATGCCGGGGGGATGTTCTGGCTAAGCATCTGTATAACGGGGCTTGAGGTGTACAGGAAAAAGGTTTCTGTCAGGAGGGGCGGGTGA
- a CDS encoding ATP-binding protein, whose product MSLRSLDRIWKTIGFRLTLWYSALFILSSLILFVIVYFLISSSFKQEERYTIQSKLREFSAQYQRGGIEALKSEVGFEAHSGNLFFVRMAGPQGHTLFVNIPALMGDGFDLRQIENSAPTDSGQWTHLPAKGDKGGVLDIASTRLPDGGILQVGMSRGEREEFLERFRETFAGIIIPVILLGFTGGVLFAFRALMPIRNIIKTVRSIDKGRLDARVSVRHTGDELEELTILFNGMLQRIEVLINGMRSALDNVAHDLRTPMTRLRGTAEMALRSGQDREVCREALSDCLEESDQILTMLNTLMDISEAETGVMRLRLEKINLSSLIEDVVDLYRYVAEERDIAIYIKTPGELFLTADHNRMRQVIANLLDNAVKYTPAGGRVEVEASRKGDHVIVRVEDTGIGISEEELPKIWGRLYRGEQSRSARGLGLGLSLVKAVVHAHKGYVEVYSEPDRGSGFIIYLPAKAA is encoded by the coding sequence ATGTCCTTAAGGTCTCTTGACCGTATATGGAAGACCATCGGATTTCGACTCACCCTATGGTATTCAGCCCTCTTTATTCTTAGTTCTCTTATACTTTTCGTCATTGTTTATTTCCTCATTTCATCTTCTTTTAAACAGGAAGAGAGATATACGATTCAGTCAAAACTCAGGGAGTTTTCAGCACAGTACCAGAGGGGAGGCATAGAGGCACTGAAGAGCGAAGTCGGTTTTGAGGCACATTCCGGAAACCTCTTTTTTGTCAGGATGGCAGGGCCTCAGGGGCATACCCTTTTTGTAAATATTCCAGCCCTGATGGGAGATGGGTTTGATCTAAGGCAGATTGAGAACAGTGCCCCTACAGACAGCGGACAGTGGACACACCTGCCTGCAAAAGGTGATAAAGGGGGTGTGCTGGATATCGCCTCAACCAGACTGCCGGATGGAGGTATCCTTCAGGTCGGCATGAGCAGGGGTGAGAGGGAAGAGTTCCTGGAGAGGTTTCGCGAGACCTTTGCCGGTATCATCATTCCGGTGATACTGCTCGGTTTTACCGGGGGGGTGTTGTTTGCCTTCAGGGCACTTATGCCTATTCGTAACATAATAAAGACCGTCAGGTCCATAGACAAGGGCAGGCTGGATGCACGTGTCTCCGTCCGCCATACCGGGGATGAACTGGAGGAACTGACTATCCTGTTTAACGGGATGCTTCAGCGGATTGAGGTTCTTATTAACGGGATGAGAAGTGCACTGGACAATGTAGCCCACGACCTGCGTACTCCCATGACGAGACTGCGGGGTACGGCGGAGATGGCCCTCCGGTCAGGGCAGGACAGGGAGGTCTGCCGGGAGGCCCTGTCCGACTGTCTGGAGGAATCGGATCAGATCCTTACGATGCTGAACACGCTCATGGATATATCAGAGGCGGAGACAGGGGTGATGAGGCTAAGGCTGGAGAAAATAAATCTCTCTTCCCTGATAGAGGATGTGGTTGACCTTTACCGTTATGTTGCAGAGGAGAGGGATATCGCCATTTACATAAAGACACCCGGGGAGCTTTTTCTGACTGCCGACCATAACCGGATGCGGCAGGTTATTGCAAACCTGCTGGACAATGCCGTTAAATACACTCCTGCGGGTGGCAGGGTGGAGGTTGAGGCCTCACGGAAAGGGGACCATGTGATTGTCCGGGTGGAGGATACCGGTATCGGTATCTCCGAGGAGGAACTGCCAAAGATCTGGGGCCGCCTCTACCGTGGAGAGCAGAGCCGTTCTGCAAGGGGGCTGGGTCTGGGGCTGAGCCTTGTGAAGGCAGTAGTCCATGCCCATAAGGGATATGTTGAGGTTTACAGTGAGCCTGACAGGGGTTCCGGATTTATAATATATCTGCCTGCAAAAGCTGCTTAG